The sequence below is a genomic window from Streptosporangium lutulentum.
TCGCCTCGCGGATAGGTCTCACAGGCCATCACCGCTGTTCATGGCGGTGAGCGGGACTGAAACGCGGGGGCCGGAGGCGATATCGGCCCATCGGAGCCTTAGGCATGGGCAATCTGAATGCGATGGGCCAAGGTCACGCAAGGGGGCGCCTCTCTGGAGGGAATGCACTGATCCGAGTTCACGTCTGATGCCGTCAAGCTGCAGCACGTACAAGCCGGGCGTGCCGCCGAGCTCCCGCGCGCGCAGCATCGCGAGGAAATCACGGCGGATGAGGAGCTGATCCCAGCGCCCCCGGTTCTGCTCGTGCAACTGGACGGGTTCGCCCGAGGGCCCGATCCTCGCGGCGGAGCGGGACGCCTGGATCTCCTGAGCCAGCTCCTCGGCGAGGCCGACGTCGTGCACCATCCGCGTGAGCCCAGCGATGATCTTTGCCGACTCGAGTTTCCAGACCGCGTCGATGGTGCGATGGACGTTCGTCACAGCATGATGACAGCACCGCCCCGACTCGCCCGCAAGCCGGGACGGTGCCGTGGGCGGCTCAGGGGCCGAAGACCTGCTGGATCACACTCTCTCCGTCGCCAACGATCCTGCGGAAGCGGCGGGCCAGCTCGATCGCCTCCTCCTTGGAACGGACCTCGATCAGCGCGAAGCCGACCACGGCCTCCTTGGCCTCGGCGAACGGCCCGTCGGTCATCGTGATCGTGTCGCCGGAGGACGTGATGCGGACGCCCGCCGGCTCAAGGCCACCGGTGGCCAGCAGGGCGCCCGCCGCGGTCAGCTCCTCGACGAACTTGGCCATCTCGACGTACAGCTTCTCGTCGGGGGCGGTGTCGGAGGCCTTGGACATCATCAGGTAGCGCATGGGTTTTCTCCTTGAGTTCCGTTGCTCTGCCTACGCGTCGAACAATCCAATGCGACAGGGAACGGAGCCATTCCCTGTCACATCACCGGATCGACGTGTGAGCGAGAACCGAAGAAGACAGACCCCATGAAAGGCCTCGGCCATGACCGCCGTCCAGATCCCCGCCGCCACCGCCACCTCCCCCTCGGCCGTTACCCGCTCCCTGCTCATCTGCGCGGTCGTCTCGGCGCCCCTGTGGGCGGTCGTCTCCCTGACTCAGGCCGCCACCCGTGAAGGCTTCGACCTGATCCGCCATCCACTGAGCATGCTGAGCAACGGCTCCCTCGGCTGGCTGCAGATCACCAACTTCCTGGTCGCCGGCGTCCTGACCATCGCCGGGGCGACCGGCCTGCGCCGGGCCATGCACGGCTCCCCCGGAGGCACGTGGGCGCCCCGGCTGGTCCGCGTCAACGGCATCGGCATGATCGCCGCGGGGGTCTTCGTCATGGACCCGGCCGACGGCTTCCCCGTCGGCACCCCCTCCGGGATGCCCGAGACTCTCACCTGGCACACCTACGGCCACCTGGCCTCCGGCTCGATCGCCTTCATCGCCCTGATCGCCGCCTGCTACGTCCTGGGCCGCCACTTCAGTCGCGCCGGAAACCTCGGCCACGCCATCGCCTCCCGCGTCGCCGGCACCGCCCTTCTGCTCGGCAACGGCTGGTCGATGACCGGCGGCAAGGCCGGATCCCTGACCTTGGCCGTCGGCGCCATCACCGCGATGCTCTGGATCTCCGTGGTCGCCGTCCGGTACCGCCGCGGCCTCTGAACCTCCCTCCGAAAAGCACGACCGGTGAGCCGGTGGGCGGGGTCAGAAGCTGCTGCACTGGGGGGCGTCGAACGGATAAGTCCCGGCACCCCTTCTCCTTCGCCGGAGCTTCAGAATCCCAGCCATCACCTCAGGTCAGAGGTATGTTCGTTGGATTTTCCGCGATTGCTACCGGGACCCCTTTCCTGACCGTGTTCAGGCGTTTCGGTCGAAATGCCCGAACAGGCTCACGTGCCTTATTTGCCATACTTGCTACTTGCCTGGCAAGATCATCTCTCTCCGATCTGCGAGGAGGATAAGAACCCCAGATAAGTCGCGCTTCGCCGTCCTGGGTGCGAACCACTGCCCTTTTCTCCCGCGTTTGGTCTGCCCCCAGATAAACGATGGCACCCCCAGCTACGCCGTTAGGCGACCTTTCTAGTTGATCACGATATTCGCAAAGGGAAGATCTTGAATTTTCGCCGTATCAGCATCATGACTGCCCCCCTATTGGTCGCAGCGGCCATCGCCCTGCCGGTTACGGCCGCCCACGCATCCGAGACCTCGCAGGCGACGACGGCCCAGGTGGCCGCCGACTCCTGCAGCAAGGCATCCGCCGACGCGAGAGCCTGGCTGACGAAGGTCGGCAAGCCGATCAACGGTTCATGGTCGGTCCTGCGCAGTAGGATCGTCAGCGTAACCGGGACCATGTGGAACGGCCCCACCAAACAAGCGGGCCTCAAGATTACGACGCGGCTGACCAAACTGTGCCGCTGAGCGCGCCTTCCGCCCGGGATGCTCACTGACCGGGTGATGACGGTGAGGGGGGCGGACCGCCCCCTCATCGTCTCTCCGATGGCCTACGCCGCCCGGGCGAGAAGGGCGACGCGTTCGAGCCCCCCGCACCTTCCGTAAATCTACGTAGTGATGGGCTCCGGGTCGCACACCTCGCGGCCCGGAGCCCGTCACCGCAAAGCTAGCTCGCCCACGGCCTGGAGCGTGGCCGACGCTTGCCGCCGGTCAACTCCCTCGCTGACGCTCGGTCGACGGACTGGACAGTCGGCCGCGCGCCAGCCGGACAGGCCGCAAGGGGCGAGCCGGAGAACGGTGAGAGAGGAAAGCGACTGCGCATCGACTGCCTGGTCCGCGCGAACGCTTCTGCCGGGTCTTCGGGGAGGAATGGAGCTGTCAGCGGCGCTACCGCGTGCAGTTTTCTGCACGCCGGGTTGTGCCTGGTAGCGGCTTCGGGAGCGGGGGCTGATCGGCTGGTCGATCGCCTATACATTAGTCGTGCAACTTAAGGCAATTTTGTCCAGTTTATCGCCAGTTTACCCAAGAGAGGGCAAGTTCGGTTTGCCCCATTTCTAGTGAAATCCAACTGGCGCAAAGCCAACAATTCCGTATACTCCACGAGGACGATCTTGTTGCGCTTTAAGCGTTTCGCGAAGATTGTCCCTTTG
It includes:
- a CDS encoding DUF6596 domain-containing protein: MTNVHRTIDAVWKLESAKIIAGLTRMVHDVGLAEELAQEIQASRSAARIGPSGEPVQLHEQNRGRWDQLLIRRDFLAMLRARELGGTPGLYVLQLDGIRRELGSVHSLQRGAPLRDLGPSHSDCPCLRLRWADIASGPRVSVPLTAMNSGDGL
- a CDS encoding YciI family protein, with the protein product MRYLMMSKASDTAPDEKLYVEMAKFVEELTAAGALLATGGLEPAGVRITSSGDTITMTDGPFAEAKEAVVGFALIEVRSKEEAIELARRFRRIVGDGESVIQQVFGP
- a CDS encoding DUF998 domain-containing protein, which translates into the protein MTAVQIPAATATSPSAVTRSLLICAVVSAPLWAVVSLTQAATREGFDLIRHPLSMLSNGSLGWLQITNFLVAGVLTIAGATGLRRAMHGSPGGTWAPRLVRVNGIGMIAAGVFVMDPADGFPVGTPSGMPETLTWHTYGHLASGSIAFIALIAACYVLGRHFSRAGNLGHAIASRVAGTALLLGNGWSMTGGKAGSLTLAVGAITAMLWISVVAVRYRRGL